ACCGATGATGGTGACATGGTCAGGATCGAGGCGCTCAATTTCAGCTTCTGCAGCAGCATGCAGCGTCGTCGGACCTGTAAGTAAGATTGGAGCATCGAGTTCAGAAGCTAATGGTGTTGCTGCTAGAGCATCAGGGAAAGCCATGCCGGTTGTTAAAACAACATGATCCGCACCATCTTCCCAGCCGGTTTTGGAAACCTCCACTGCCGTTTCAAAACGATTGTCACCAGCAATACGGTTACTTTCTTCGGCGAAAGCAGGACTTGCAAAAAGCGAAATGACCAACAACAGGGACAGGGCAACGAAACTCAACTTACCTTTCAAATTAAAGACCACCTTTCCAGATTTTGTTTTTTTAGTACATATATTATTATAATCTGATTTCAAGGATTTGTCACCTGAATTCGTAAAATTAATCAATCAGTTCCATGATTTCCTCTTTTAGTATCGGTGCCATGGTTTTTACATTTGAGGTAGTCAATTGTGAACGATCCCGGTCATCAGGAACCCGGAGACGACGAAGAAGATAGCCACACCACCGGAAACCCGTTCAAACCAGATGTGATAGATCCCCACTAAGAGGGCTGCAATGCTGCGCAGGCCCTCAAGTTCAGGGATTCGTTTTTTCCTGGTGCTCATGTTTTATGACTCCTTTTGATTATACCATTCGATAAATTCACTCATGCCGAAAAGCAGGTTGAAATACAGGTCGGGTTGATTGCGTGGATCTCGGTAGCGTCTGTGAATCTCAACTTGAACGGCCTCTGTACCAAGCTCGTGATACGTGTAATTGGCAAGTGTCCGGCTGGTGGAGGCACTGAAGGTGTGATTTTCATAGGTTTCATGTATGTTTTGCTTTTGCAGACTGGATTTCAGGTTTTCGATCTTCTCCTGCTCGATCAGTTCACCAAAAGCGGTGCCGAGGTCAATGTCAAATTCGCGCGCAAAGCCGGCGCCGTGCAGATCGATCACCATAGAGATGTCTTTTTGGCTGAGTATGCGCTCCAATTCTTCTTTATAGGGCACATCATGGTAATGGCTCACATCCAATAAAGGTGATTTCACGTAAAGAACATGGACATTCGTATACTCATGCAGCATCAGACCAAGAGCACCGGTGTAGATTTCGGCACTTCTTCCACAGAGAGTTGAACCGTTGAAAGTGACTTCATTACAAGTGTTGTTCATATCTTCTGGTTTTCGGTAGTGAACCACTGAATGGGGAACGGTAACCAGAATCTCCGAATCCCCTTCGAGATAGACAAACCCGGGATCATGATCCGGATCGCCATGATTTTGATTGGCAGAGAAAGTACTTTCGTATTGGAGGACTTCCTGCAAAAAGCCCCCTTCTTCCTTTAAATTCGTCAAGGCATCTTTTTCGAGATTGAAGGTTGGCAGTGATGATAAGGTTTCTTCAAATTGACTGGACACAGCGACTTCTCCTCCTATAATACGAACTCCTTGTATCAGGTGCTTGCCTATGTAATCAGCAATGGAGGGCTGTGAGTCAAATTCAAGCACCCGCTCATGGTGCGTTAAGACGACTTGCCCGCCGGTTTTCGAGGCCAGTGGTGTACTGGTTAATGCATCCGGAAAATCGGTGCCTGTGGCAAAGTATAATTGCCCGCGCCCAGGCGTTAATTCATTGATTACCGCCATCGAGGTTTCGAAGCGGTTTTCACCACTGATGCGTTGCGGACCAGGGAGTGCGTTCAGGACCCGCTCACCAATCACGAGTTCCCCGCCGATGGCGTAAGTCTTCTCTATATTGTTATCGTTCAGATACGATTCGGTTGCCTTCGGAACTTGGTCATCCATCGTAAGCAGGATCGGTGTTTGTGAGTCGGTTGCATACGTCCCGGCTGATAAAGCGTCCGGGAAATCCATCCCATTTGCAATCATCGCTTCCTGGTGGGACGAATCAAGATCGGCTGCGATTTCGGATGCGGTTTCGAAGCGGTTGTCACCGGCAATGCGGTTGGTGTCGAAGCCTTGGCTGTTAATGGTGTCTTCGATGTTCCTGGACAGGGCGACTTCACCACCGAGAAGGATCACGGTGTTAGGAGCGATGCGTTTGATTTCATCCATCACCGAGTCGAGGATCCGGTCACTGGGTGTTAACAGGACAGGGGCGTTGTATTTTTTGGAAAGTGGTGCCCCGGCCAAGGCGTCAGGGAAATCCTCGCCGGTGGCAAGAATGATGTAGTCCGATTCCTGGTCCCAGCCGTTTTTGGAGACCTCGATGGCAGTGTCATACCGGTTTGGTCCCTCTATACGCTCAGGAGTCAGTGCACTGGCGTGAACCGTGGAAAACAGCAGGAGGAACAGCAGCATAAAAAACGGGATGACGACTAATTTACTTTTCAATGTCATGACCTCTTTTCGAATGATTGGATACTGGATGATTCTTTCGCAAACGATTGTTGTGATCGATTAACCAGTTCATAGATTACTTGAAGCGTCGGAATGCGGTTCGTAATCGCTTCATCTTGCAAAGATAGACGACTCTGTTTGAAGAGGGCGGGCAATAATCTCAGCATCATCATACAGGCGACGAGGAAAATCAGCTCGTTTTTCGTATAGTGACGGTTGAGATGACTGTTGTCGTAGTAATAATCAAGGGCAGGCAAGAAGAGATCATTGTTCGAAACGGTAATCGCGTAGGCGGCCAGATCAAAGCCTGCGGGCATTAGGCCACTTGCATCCCAGTCAATGACGATCAATCGATCTCCCTGGTTGAGGATATTGCCTCCATGAAAGTCCCCATGAGAAAAAACGGGGACAGCTTGATCGATGGTGCGAAGAATGGATTCGGCGTGTGCTTCGCCCCATTTGAATAACTGTAAAAGGTCTGGTTCAGCTCTGATGAGCGGATGATCTCTGAATGTTTCGAGACTCTTTTGCAGGACTGTTCGTTTGGAGGTGATATAGCTGTTTCTATCTCTCAATGCCAGAGGGGCAGTTTCCGAATAGTCTTTTACGGGAACCGCATGGATTTGAAGCAACGCATCCATAACATCCTTCATGTAACCGTCATCTCTGTATCTGTATTCCGGCTCTATATAGGCATAGTAATGTACATCATACCGAAGTGTGGACGTATAGCCGTGCAGTGCAGGAACATGATCAGCCAGGTTCTGGGCGAAATGGTGGTAAAACAGAAGGCTCCGTTCGGACGATTCGGAATGTCTGGTGTATAATTTTTCGATGGCAGGTGTCCCGTCGTAGCTCAGAAAGCGTAATCTGGCCCTTTTGTGCCTCATGATACGAATGGACTCAGGATCCGCCCGACCCAACAAATACCGGTGAACGCCAATTCCCAGGGAGTACAGATCACGATTCCCTGTTACCTCGCAGTACTCAAAAAAAAGTGACGGCAATGGCCCCTCATAGCCCCCCTCATGAAAACAGGAGACCCAATCCTTATCTAACTGTTCACATGGCCCTTCATCGATAGCTTCCTTTGTCCAGTCGAGAAGCACTTGCATATCCCGGGAATACTCGAACAGGGCATGTCTCATATCTGTTTGCATCATTTCAGGCCGGTAGCGGGTGGACAGGTCTTTCAGGAGGTCCGGAGGTGCGGGGCGCTTTTTTTTCAACCGGTACAGTTCGTAAAGTGCTTTTACAGATACGCGCTTTTGCTGTTTCTGATGCGTGAGGGCTGCATCCAAATGAATGAGCGCCTGCTCATACCGGTGGTTTTTCAGATTCAGGTCATGGAGCATGAAGAAGTCTTTCTCGTTCAATACTTGTTGTTCGATCTGATTGGTGATCACTTGTGAAAGCAGCTCAGCTGCATCGAGTTCATGCCCTTGTCTGATATGAAGCCATACGTATTCTTTCAAAATCCGGTTGTCGTTTGGAGACAACCGCTCAGCTTTTTGAAGTACAGCCAAAGCCTGATCGGATTGAGCGGAATTACGGAAAGCACGGGCTTGATGCAAAAGCGTCGTGATTTTCTTGTGACGCATGGTTCGTAAAATTCTTTTGATCAATCGATCACACCTTCCTGCAGTAGTGTTTAAAGGCATCATTGTGTTTATGTATCGAAATCAGATATACAGATCTTATCAAATCAGGTGTTGTCTGTATATATGCAGAAGGAACCGTTTCAACAAAAAAAGCGACCCTTCCTTGGGACGAGGAAGAATCGCTATACCGACCAGTGCGTCGGCACCTATATAATGATAGGGGGGGAGAGATGAAAGTGGTGGATTTCAACTCTTAGCTATCTAATACCCCGATGTCAAAAGTCTAAACCTGGAGTTTACCGATTTTTTAATTTATTAATTTCTTCAACCGTTTTTGGTTCGATAGCGACATCACCACCGAGGATCATATAACGCTGGAACGACCGGCTGGCGATAAATGCTCTCGTCGGAGAAGTGAGATTCTGACTGACCAGGACAAGCGGGCTTTCATTTGCAGCTGCGAGCGCTGCACCGCTCAATCCATCTTCAAACCGGTCGCCACGGGCAACGAACAGTTGATGGTCATGCTGTTTGAAGTATGTCTCATTGATCAGTTTATTGGTTTCGTAACGGTTTGCTCCACTGATTCTGTTGACGTTATAATCTTGCAGTTCACCTTCGACGGCGCTGCTGACTGCGATGTCTCCGCCAATGATCGTGATATCATCAATGTCAGATGAATCGATGAAGGCCTCTGTCGCTGAAGAAAGCCGTTCCGGTTGCGTCAGTAGAATGGGGATCCCATTCTTTCCGGCCTCCGGGGCAATGGAAATCGAATCCGCAAACACACGGTCCGTGACAATGAAGGCTTCGGACGGACTGCTGTTGGTGAACAATTTCGTTGCGATCAGTGTCGCTGTTTCGTAACGGTTCTGCCCGCCTACACGCTCCACGTCGATCTCCATCTGCCGGATGGCTAATTCGACATCGAGTGACACCGCTTCGGCACCACCGAGGATGATGACCTTTTTCGGACGTAAATCACGAAGGACATCTCTGGTTACGTCATTGAGTCTGTCGGGCCTCGTCAAAATCAGCGGTCCATTCTCATGAGCCGCAAGAGGTACACCTGCAAGGGCATCGGCGAATTCATTGTGTCTTGCGAGAACAACCGTATCGGATTGGCTCCATCCTTCCCGGGCGATGGCTGCCGACGTTTCCAGGGCATTTTGGCCAAATAACCGGTCGAACGTCGCCGGTTCTTGTTTGAAATCGATGTATTGGCTGATACCGAATCCGTATTCCCTCGTGGAACGATTGATGGACGTC
This Salisediminibacterium beveridgei DNA region includes the following protein-coding sequences:
- a CDS encoding cell wall-binding repeat-containing protein, producing MKSKLVVIPFFMLLFLLLFSTVHASALTPERIEGPNRYDTAIEVSKNGWDQESDYIILATGEDFPDALAGAPLSKKYNAPVLLTPSDRILDSVMDEIKRIAPNTVILLGGEVALSRNIEDTINSQGFDTNRIAGDNRFETASEIAADLDSSHQEAMIANGMDFPDALSAGTYATDSQTPILLTMDDQVPKATESYLNDNNIEKTYAIGGELVIGERVLNALPGPQRISGENRFETSMAVINELTPGRGQLYFATGTDFPDALTSTPLASKTGGQVVLTHHERVLEFDSQPSIADYIGKHLIQGVRIIGGEVAVSSQFEETLSSLPTFNLEKDALTNLKEEGGFLQEVLQYESTFSANQNHGDPDHDPGFVYLEGDSEILVTVPHSVVHYRKPEDMNNTCNEVTFNGSTLCGRSAEIYTGALGLMLHEYTNVHVLYVKSPLLDVSHYHDVPYKEELERILSQKDISMVIDLHGAGFAREFDIDLGTAFGELIEQEKIENLKSSLQKQNIHETYENHTFSASTSRTLANYTYHELGTEAVQVEIHRRYRDPRNQPDLYFNLLFGMSEFIEWYNQKES
- a CDS encoding aminoglycoside phosphotransferase family protein, translating into MIKRILRTMRHKKITTLLHQARAFRNSAQSDQALAVLQKAERLSPNDNRILKEYVWLHIRQGHELDAAELLSQVITNQIEQQVLNEKDFFMLHDLNLKNHRYEQALIHLDAALTHQKQQKRVSVKALYELYRLKKKRPAPPDLLKDLSTRYRPEMMQTDMRHALFEYSRDMQVLLDWTKEAIDEGPCEQLDKDWVSCFHEGGYEGPLPSLFFEYCEVTGNRDLYSLGIGVHRYLLGRADPESIRIMRHKRARLRFLSYDGTPAIEKLYTRHSESSERSLLFYHHFAQNLADHVPALHGYTSTLRYDVHYYAYIEPEYRYRDDGYMKDVMDALLQIHAVPVKDYSETAPLALRDRNSYITSKRTVLQKSLETFRDHPLIRAEPDLLQLFKWGEAHAESILRTIDQAVPVFSHGDFHGGNILNQGDRLIVIDWDASGLMPAGFDLAAYAITVSNNDLFLPALDYYYDNSHLNRHYTKNELIFLVACMMMLRLLPALFKQSRLSLQDEAITNRIPTLQVIYELVNRSQQSFAKESSSIQSFEKRS